The stretch of DNA ACCCTGGTTCTCCCCCTCCTTCTCCTCCCTATCCCTACTCCTCCCCCTCTGCGGCCTCTGCAGCCTCGAGAGGAGCCTGGCGAGCCTCTCCACGAAGCTCGCGGCAGCCACAACACTCGTAAGGCTATCCGCCGTGGTGTAGGGCTTAGCCCTCCAGAGGTTGGGGCTCATGAGCAGGCTCTCCAGAACCCTCCTCCGGAAGAGAGCCTCCTCACCCCCCTCCAAGGGGGGCTCCTCCTCCAGCGAGGGCACGGGGTAGTAGAAAGTGTAGAACACGTCGACAGCCAGCTCGGGCGTGATTATCTCCGGTATACCGGAGATGTTCAGCTTCCTGGCGGTGGACAGGATCTTCTGGCCCCTGTACAGCTTGACCTCGTCTATAACCCCCACTCCCCTTATCAGGCTCCTCCTCACCTTCTCCACGCCACCCTCCTCTCCAGACCCATTATCGGGCAAGAACCGCTCACCCCAACCCCCGGGGGCCTTGGGGGGTTTACATGTTGAGCTTTGCCATGATCTCCTCGAGGAGGAGGTCAACCGCTATTATTATCTCGTCGGCCATCCTCTGCACCTCGGGGTCGTCGAGGTCCTTGACGAGGTGTGCCACCCTGTTCCTCGTGGCCTTCAGGCTTCTGAAGTAGTCCGTGAGCCTGGGGTCGAAGCTCTGCATCCTGGTTATGACGGACTGGGCGTTCTCCACGTTCTTCCTTATCTCCTCGAGCTCCCTGAGGACCCTGTCCTTTGTCTTGAGCTCCTCCATCAGTATTATGTTGATCTTGTCGAAGTCCTCCGGGTCCTTGGGGACAGTGTACTTGAGCACTATCAGGTCACTCTCCTCCGCGCTCGACCTACCGTTGAGCAGGGCGTGGGCCGCCACCGCCTTCAATATCTTCCCCTTCCTCCTGTCCGTCACGTGGAGTCCCTTCTCCTCCAGCAGGACGAAAAGCCTTATCAGGCTGGGCTTCACGGGGGAGACGTCGACGCTCATCACATGCTTGTTTATCTCCCTCAGCTCCGCCATGCTCATTATCGGCTTCGCCGCCTCGTACTCACCCTTCTCCAGGCTCCATGCGGCGTCCAGCAGCTTGTCCCAGTGGTCCTGGTCGAGGGGTTTGACGTAGTCCCTGTAGACGAACCTGTCGTAGAGTGCCTCCAGCTCCGGCTCCTCGGGCACCCTGTTGCTCGCGCCAATTATACTCCATATCGGCACCCTGATCTCGCTGTACCCGTCGTAAACTATCCTCTCCTGCATAAGGCTTAGGAGGGTGTTAAGGACGGCGCTGTTGGCGTTGAAAACCTCGTCCAGAAACGCTATCTCAGCCTCCGGCAGCTTCCCCCGGGTTATCCTAATGTACTTCCCCTCCCTGAGAGACCTCAGGTCTAGGGGGCCGAAGAGCTCGCTGGGCTCCGTGAACCTGGTGAGAAGGTATTTGAAGAACCTGGCGTTCAGGAGCTCCGCAGCCCTCCTAGCCAGGGCGCTCTTAGCCGTCCCCGGCTCGCCTATCATAACAACGTGCTCGCCGCTTATCAAGGCTAGGGTGAGCATGAGCGCCTGCTCATGCCTACCCACGAAGGGCTTCTCAAGCTCCTGGAGGAACTTGCGCGCAAGGCCAGACGCCGTCTCGAAATCCATAGCGCTAGAACCCCTTCCCATAGAACCCCCTTCAGGGATCACCCTGGAGTTCCACACCCACATTAAACCCAATAGGCCGGGGCCTCTTTAAACACTTTCTTACAAACAAGCACGCCGGTAAACAGTTATATAGGGTGCATCTGGCTTGGAGGCTGGCGCGCCGGAGGACCTCGTAGGTGCCGCTGTGGAGCAGGCCGGGAGGGCCTACGCCCCCTACTCCCGCTTCAGGGTGGGGGCGGCGGTGAGGACCTCGGACGGCAGGGTATACGGCGGCTGCAACGTGGAGAACTCGAGCTACGGCCTCACAGTCTGCGCCGAGAGGACGGCTGTCTTCAAGGCAGTCTCCGAGGGGTCGCGGGGCGTGGTGGAGGTGGCCGTCTACGCAGCCGACAGCGACGAGCCAGTGCCGCCCTGCGGGGCCTGCCTCCAGGTGCTGAGCGAGTTCGCCCGGGGAGACCCCAGAGTCTACATGATATCCCGCACCGGCAGGATCAGGGTTGCAAGGCTCTCACAGCTCCTACCCATGGCCTTCAGGCTAGGCGGCGAGACTGGGTGAGGGTAGGGCTGGGGGTCTAGGCGTTTAAGCACCCCGGCGCCCCTTCATCTAGTGGGTGCGGATACGGGTTGAGCAGGGGACCCCTCGACCCCAGAGCGCCCCTCTACAAGGCGGTGCAGATAGCGAGGAGGAGGGCTGCCGAGGAGGGTGATAGCAGCTGGAGGGTGGTGGCCCAGGCTGTCGAGGAGCTGGCCAGGAGGGTTGAGAGGCTGTACGAGCTGGCCTCGAGGCACGGCCTCTCGAAGCCCTTCTGGCTCTCCCCGAGGGTGCTCGAGGTCCTGAGGAGTGTTGAGGACGGTGACAAGGGTGGGGCTATAGAGAGGGCTAGGAGCCTCTCGGAGAGCCTAATACCCGCAGGGCTGGCGGGAGAGTACTCCCTCGCCACAGGCACGGCGGCTAGGGTTCTAGCCTCCATCATCTTCCTCGCCTCAGCCGCGTACATCGGGGTCGAGGGTATCCAGGCCCCCTCCACTCCCGCCGCCGTGACTACACTAGCCCTCGCATCCTTCGCCCTCGCCGCCCTCCTAGCGGCATCCACCCACTACTCCCTCTATCTCCTGGCGGTCTCCACGGGTGCCTCGCTCGCGATAGCCACTGCCTACAGGCCCGTAGTCGACTCCTACAGCATACTGATGGCCCTCTACTCCGCCGTCCTGGGCTTCGCAGCTGCGGCATACAGCTCGTACACACGCAGGAAGTTCTACAGGATGCTGAGGATGCTGGAGAGGGGGATGTAGCCTCCCTTGACGCCGGAGGTTCTGTCTGACAACCCCGTACTGGCGGTCGCCCTCGCCGCCCTCACCCCCGGGGTGGAGCCGAGGTACGCGCTCCTCGTAGGCCTCGGCCTCGGCTTGGGGCTGCTAGAGAGCCTAGCACTCTCGGCCGCCGGCGTCCTGGTCCTGGGCCTCCTCCTCTACACCGCCATAGATACTGTGGACCGGCTTATGGAGGCTCTGTGCAGCAGGAAACGCCTAGGGGTGAACCCGGGCTGCATATACCTCGCCCTCAGGTCCTCGGCAGCCAGGCGGGCGGGGGGATATGTTGAGAGGTACGGCTGGGCCGGCCTCATAGTGTTCATAGCAATCCCCCTACCCGCCACCGGTATGTACAGCGGCGCCCTAGCCGCCGCACTGCTGGGGATAAGGGGCCCCAGGCTCCTGGCAAGCCTCCTGCTAGGCGGCTACCTGAGCCTCGCCATAACAGCGGTGGTAGGGGGAGGAGTCGCGGTTGTCTCAACCTGAAAAAAGGGGGGAGGTCTGGGGGCCTAGGTGCCGCCAGGGCTCTAGCCCTGCTTGCCTCTGGCGCAGCTTACACCCGCTATGAGGGCTTTCAGGAGGGCTGCCATCTCGGGGCTGGTCATAGTCTTCATCAGCTCCCTTATACCCATGCCCTTCTCGGTGGCCGCGGCCTCCTGGAGTGCTGTGTTCATGCAGACTGGCATCTTCTCGGCGGCCTTCATCAGGAGGGGCTGGTCTATCTGTGACAGCATGTAGCCCATCATCATCAAGTTTCCTATCATCTTCATGACCTCGGGCCTGGCGAGGGAGTTGAATATCTCGTCGCCCATCTCGGCGAGCTGAAGCAGGGCGTCAAGGGTGCCCGACTTCTTCAGAGCCGCGACCAGCTCTATAGTTGTCGCCAGGGCCTCGTAGTTCTCCTCCACAAGCTCTAGGAGCTTGAGGATCTTCTCATCCCCGACCTGAGCCCCATGAGCCATACACACTCACCCCCATACTAGGTGAACCACTTCTCAAGCCAGTACCTCTCGAAGGCGTATTTAAGCGGCCTGAAGGCCCTCATCCCTCCTAGTATGACGCAGTCGGGATACTCAGCCTCTCCCATCACCTTCTTGGAGAAGTCGCAGTATACCGCCGCCCCGGCGTAGCCAAGGTCCATGACGCAGACCCCGCTCATGTTGTAGTGCTCCCCCATATAGGTCCCCAGTATCTCGTCGGCTATCTGGCTGGCCACGTACTCCGCCTGGAAGTGGGCGAAAATGCCCGCCATGCCCAGTCCAAGGCTGGGGGCTATTATGTCTCCGACTCCGAAGACGTTGCCGTACCTGGGGCTCCTGAGGGTCCGCTTGTCCACCCTCATGTAGCCCCCTAGGCTCTCATCGCCCAGCGGCGACTCGGCCACAGGCTTCGGGGGCTCGTGCGGTGGGGCGAAAACTGCAAGGTCGTACTCTATTTCCTCCCCGCTGCTGGCTACTAGCCTTCCTCCCCTGGCCTCCATAGGCTCGACACCGCCCTTGAAGCCGACGCCATACATGTCAAGGAAGCTCTGGAAGGCCTCCGCCATCGTTGGGCCGAAGGGTTCCATAGGCTTCTTCCAGAAGTGAACAACCGTAACCTGAGCGTCTCCACCCCTCTGCTCCAGCAGGTATTTGACGAGGAACGCCGTCTCGAAGGGGGCGGGAGGGCACTTGTAGGGCCAGCTCCAGGCGCCCACTATAATCCTCCCGCTCTTGAAGCCCGCCAGCTTCCTCCTACAGTCCAGGGCCCCCTCGACAGTCCAGGGGCTGCATACAGTGTCGTCGGCCTTCATCAACTCGGGCCGCGGGGTGCTGCCCAGGCTGACAACTAGGTAGTCGTACTCGAACTCGCCGCCGGATGTTGCCACCTTGTTGTTGTCCGGGTCTATAGACTCGACGCTCGCGGTAACAACCTTTATCCCATGCTTCTCAAGCTTGGACAGTGGCCTCATAATATCCTCGGGCTCCCTCTGGCCTACCATGACCCAGAGGAGGCTGGGTGGGAAGAGGTGGTATCCCGTCTTGTCTATGAGCGTGATCTCAGCCTTCCCCCTGAGGAGCCTGGCTAGGTTATAGGCGGCGACGAGGCCCCCGGGGCCCCCGCCAAGGACTACTATCTTCTTCAAGAACTACGCACCTCAGGCCTCCACATGATATAATACTTATTGCTGCTATTAACCAGAGTTTCGGCTTTTAGACTACATACTGCAATTTTGAATATACTAAAAATATAATAATTAAATTTGAAAAACTCAAAAACAGCACAATACTGACAATTCCACGATAACAGGACATGCGATAGTCTAGACCGAAGCTGCAGGCCGGGAGCTTCGGGCAGGAGCTGTCAGGACGATATGGCTTCTAGAATCATCGCTCCTCCAGCCTCTGTAGGCTCTTGTTAATGCCTTTGCCGTACCAGAGTTTTAGCCTGTGAAGACGGAGGTGGGTGTGGGCTTATGGAGGCTACGGGGGCTTCTGAGGCTGCTAGGGTGGTTTACGAGGTTTTTGCGAGGCATAGGTCTATAAGAAAGTATGTTAAGAAGCCGCTGCCGGAGGAGCATGTGTCCCTCCTACTGGAGGCTGCTAGGAGGGCTCCCACAGACGCTACTCTACACCTCTGGAGCGCAGTTAGGGTTGTTGATGATGGTGTGAGGAGGAGGATTGCCGATGCTATAGGCCAGGAGCACGTCTACGAGGCCGGCGAGTTCTTCATCTTCCTCGCCGACTTCTACAGGCTGAAAAGGCTCCTGGAGTACCGGGGTGAGGAGCTGGGCAGGGTTGACAGGGCTCTCCTCGTTTTCGCAGCCATCGACGCCGGCCTGGCGGCTGAGAACATGGCCGTCATGGCCGAGGCCCTGGGCTACGGCACCTGCTTCATAGGGGGCGTCCAGAACGCCGCCGAGCTCATCATAGAACTCCTGGCCCTACCGGAGAAGACCTACCCCCTCTTCGGCCTCACCATAGGCTACCCAGCAGAGGACCCGCCCCTCAGGCCCAGGCTACCCCCGGACCTCCTATTCCACACGGACAGGTACAGGGAATACACCAGCGAGGACCTAGCCAGAGCTTACGAGGCCATGGCATCCTACAGCAGGAGGAGGGACTGGCTCAGGATACTCAAACGCTACGTAGCCAAGGGAGGCTACTTCGAGGCCAGGAGCGAGGAGATGTGGAGGCTGCTCAGGAAGCAGGGCTTCAGCCTATAGCCCCCCGCCCCCCGGCTAGTAATGCTCTATCCCTCCTATCCTCGACGCAAGCCTGTCCAGGAACCTCAGCCTCTTGGAGACCGGCGGGTGTGTGCTGAACAGCTCCACCAGGGGGTTGGTCTCCTGCTCCTTCAGCCTCTCGACCAGGTAGTCGACGTCCACCAGCGGCGAGGCCGTCAGGCTGGTTAGAGGGGCTACTATGAACAGCATGCTGGCCATCTCGTTGCTCCTAGCCTCCTCCACCAGGTGGGGATTGTGCTCGTAGGCGGCGTGGATCCTCGCCAGGGCCCTCTGGAGGCTCCTTGGGCTCCCCGTCACCAGGGCGCTGTGGGCATCGGCGTAGTACTCCCTGAGCCTGTTGAAGTGGGATACTATGAGCTGGAATACCATGCCCGCGGCTAGGAGGGCGGCGCCCACCGCCACAAGGGCCATCGGGTT from Aeropyrum pernix K1 encodes:
- a CDS encoding AAA family ATPase, which codes for MGRGSSAMDFETASGLARKFLQELEKPFVGRHEQALMLTLALISGEHVVMIGEPGTAKSALARRAAELLNARFFKYLLTRFTEPSELFGPLDLRSLREGKYIRITRGKLPEAEIAFLDEVFNANSAVLNTLLSLMQERIVYDGYSEIRVPIWSIIGASNRVPEEPELEALYDRFVYRDYVKPLDQDHWDKLLDAAWSLEKGEYEAAKPIMSMAELREINKHVMSVDVSPVKPSLIRLFVLLEEKGLHVTDRRKGKILKAVAAHALLNGRSSAEESDLIVLKYTVPKDPEDFDKINIILMEELKTKDRVLRELEEIRKNVENAQSVITRMQSFDPRLTDYFRSLKATRNRVAHLVKDLDDPEVQRMADEIIIAVDLLLEEIMAKLNM
- the cdd gene encoding cytidine deaminase; translated protein: MEAGAPEDLVGAAVEQAGRAYAPYSRFRVGAAVRTSDGRVYGGCNVENSSYGLTVCAERTAVFKAVSEGSRGVVEVAVYAADSDEPVPPCGACLQVLSEFARGDPRVYMISRTGRIRVARLSQLLPMAFRLGGETG
- a CDS encoding small multi-drug export protein is translated as MTPEVLSDNPVLAVALAALTPGVEPRYALLVGLGLGLGLLESLALSAAGVLVLGLLLYTAIDTVDRLMEALCSRKRLGVNPGCIYLALRSSAARRAGGYVERYGWAGLIVFIAIPLPATGMYSGALAAALLGIRGPRLLASLLLGGYLSLAITAVVGGGVAVVST
- a CDS encoding DUF1641 domain-containing protein, yielding MAHGAQVGDEKILKLLELVEENYEALATTIELVAALKKSGTLDALLQLAEMGDEIFNSLARPEVMKMIGNLMMMGYMLSQIDQPLLMKAAEKMPVCMNTALQEAAATEKGMGIRELMKTMTSPEMAALLKALIAGVSCARGKQG
- a CDS encoding NAD(P)/FAD-dependent oxidoreductase, which codes for MKKIVVLGGGPGGLVAAYNLARLLRGKAEITLIDKTGYHLFPPSLLWVMVGQREPEDIMRPLSKLEKHGIKVVTASVESIDPDNNKVATSGGEFEYDYLVVSLGSTPRPELMKADDTVCSPWTVEGALDCRRKLAGFKSGRIIVGAWSWPYKCPPAPFETAFLVKYLLEQRGGDAQVTVVHFWKKPMEPFGPTMAEAFQSFLDMYGVGFKGGVEPMEARGGRLVASSGEEIEYDLAVFAPPHEPPKPVAESPLGDESLGGYMRVDKRTLRSPRYGNVFGVGDIIAPSLGLGMAGIFAHFQAEYVASQIADEILGTYMGEHYNMSGVCVMDLGYAGAAVYCDFSKKVMGEAEYPDCVILGGMRAFRPLKYAFERYWLEKWFT
- a CDS encoding nitroreductase family protein; the protein is MEATGASEAARVVYEVFARHRSIRKYVKKPLPEEHVSLLLEAARRAPTDATLHLWSAVRVVDDGVRRRIADAIGQEHVYEAGEFFIFLADFYRLKRLLEYRGEELGRVDRALLVFAAIDAGLAAENMAVMAEALGYGTCFIGGVQNAAELIIELLALPEKTYPLFGLTIGYPAEDPPLRPRLPPDLLFHTDRYREYTSEDLARAYEAMASYSRRRDWLRILKRYVAKGGYFEARSEEMWRLLRKQGFSL